In Cololabis saira isolate AMF1-May2022 chromosome 4, fColSai1.1, whole genome shotgun sequence, one DNA window encodes the following:
- the LOC133442496 gene encoding T-cell surface glycoprotein CD3 epsilon chain-like has translation MHSLGVQAALVALLMSAVIVKAEEGGVEFWRETVTLICPEEGNWYDNNNKVFNGTRTYTFKFERQSQMYCEYDGPIRRMKYSFYVKGRTCENCFELDAFIMGTAIVVDLMVTVAVMTMVYRCTKKKGSDRPTQTSKRPPAPARPGDRGTTTTSGEGGYEPLNPHTRSQDPYSTVNRMG, from the exons ATGCATAGCTTGGGGGTTCAGGCCGCGCTTGTCGCCCTTCTCATGTCCGCAGTCATCGTGAAAGCTGAAGAAG GAGGTGTAGAGTTTTGGAGAGAAACGGTCACGCTGATCTGTCCAGAGGAGGGAAACTGGTACGACAACAACAATAAAGTGTTTAATGGTACAAGAACATATACATTCAAGTTTGAGCGGCAAAGCCAGATGTACTGTGAATACGATGGCCCAATCAGGAGGATGAAATATTCCTTCTATGTGAAAGGAAGGA CCTGTGAGAACTGCTTTGAGTTGGATGCTTTTATAATGGGAACTGCCATCGTTGTGGATTTGATGGTAACAGTAGCTGTGATGACGATGGTCTACAGATGCACCAAGAAGAAGGGCTCAGATCGACCCACTCAGACCTCCAAAC GTCCTCCAGCACCTGCTCGACCAGGAGACCGCGGCACCACGACCACGTCTGGAGAAGGTGGATATGAG CCGCTCAACCCTCACACGCGTTCCCAGGATCCCTACTCCACAGTCAACCGGATGGGATAG